Proteins from one Leptolyngbyaceae cyanobacterium genomic window:
- the apcA gene encoding allophycocyanin subunit alpha — MSIVTKSIVNADAEARYLSPGELDRIKSFVTSGERRLRIAQTLSDSRERIVKQAGDQLFQKRPDVVSPGGNAYGEEMTATCLRDLDYYLRLVTYGI, encoded by the coding sequence ATGAGTATCGTCACGAAATCCATCGTGAATGCTGATGCTGAGGCCCGCTATCTCAGCCCTGGTGAATTAGATCGGATCAAGAGCTTTGTAACAAGCGGCGAACGTCGTCTCCGCATTGCTCAAACTCTGAGTGATTCTCGTGAACGCATTGTTAAGCAAGCTGGCGACCAACTGTTCCAAAAGCGTCCTGATGTTGTTTCTCCTGGTGGCAATGCCTACGGTGAAGAAATGACCGCTACTTGCCTGCGTGACCTCGATTACTACCTCCGTCTAGTTACTTATGGAATC